The Siniperca chuatsi isolate FFG_IHB_CAS linkage group LG17, ASM2008510v1, whole genome shotgun sequence genomic sequence GAGATGTGTGGGCTGTTGCATCAAATGACTCACAGGTGAGAGACACAACAATAAAGGTGGAGGGAAGCTGGGGGGAAATAAGGAAGTGGGAGCCGTGTGGGACATTAACTGTCACATAttcaccttcttcttcttcttctttttgtctgaGTCTTGCTGTGGTGCAACTGTGGAGGTCTGCTGCTGGGGctcttcctcgtcctcttcaGGCAAAAGAGCGTACTGCAAGCCCGGAGCAGAGAAACAGTCCTTTGTAAAGTGTCCTGAAAAGAGTAGTGATTTATTAAAAACTGCTGCAGTGATTTGAAGCAAATTTCCCAGTAGAAAGTTGTAGGAAACAAATGCagtctctctgttttgttcttttaagATATGACTGTGGTTTCATTCACGTGGTTGTCGTACCCTTGCAGCCGCACTTTGAGCACGTTGTGTTGAGTACAGCCTCCAGTGTGATCCTGTTGCCTGTGTGATCTCTATACAGCTTACGTCGCCTCGCATCCTGCctacaatcacacacagacaataatAACACACACCGGCCCATGCACCCATGCAGATACAAATATATATggcaaaataaaactgtaagcACATACTCTGCCATAACATTGTTTGGGTCCAAGTCCCGCCCTGTTCCctgattgacagctttcattGAGAAGGACAACTTCACCTTGTCATCCCGAATCTGAGAGACAGGGGACAGAGCTGCAGTCATCCAGCTCACTTCACTGACATGGCAtggtgtgtctgagtgtgtgtgtgtgtgtgtgtgtgtgttgttaccTCTCTCCCAATGACTTTAATCCACACCTGTTCCCCGACATCGACAACCTCTGAGGCATTCTCAACCCGTGTGGCTGACATCTCACTCACATGTACCAGGCCTGCATTTGTCAGGGAAAAAGTACAGatataaatctaaaaaatacataaaatgctgAGCAGAAGGATTTAGACACACAAATATATCTTTGTTTTGCTCACGATGAAATATATGCCTTCATTTCATCAAGACTCAAAGATTcaaacattgtgttttgtgaCCATTACAAATCTTAAAAGACATACAAAATGCTGTTGTCAGAATATTAACTAGAATTAGTTACATTAACCAAAGGTAAATTTTCACATTACATCCATTCTGAACTCCCTTCACTGACTCTCAATTTAAACTAGTtataacttaaataaaataaaacatttcaatctaaaataatatttttgctgcaaaaaaacaaacaaaagaagttATTTTCTCAGGATTTGAACACCATGGTTTGGGTGCTGAATTTATCCCAGTAAACGTTGCTCAGTTCGCCCTCCAGTGGTGAAAATGAGCAGTTAGCATTCAGTTTGACATGCAGGTCCACAACTGTGTACCACAACAAATCATCATCAAAAAATTAACCCTTGTGTAAATATAGATATTAGACATCATCAATCTGTTCCACTTCTTAACAACCCTGCCTACCCCAAACCCCTCCTATTCTTCTCTACATGCACATTACCTTAGATTCATTTTACTAGGAAGTCATAGTGACTGGAATAAACTCAAATTGGGTTGAAAATTAATCTTAACAGTGATTGTgctaatatataaaaaaaggtCCACATATTAAAAGCATGGGCTTGCACTGTAATATTTACTCCTCCACAAGAGCATATAACACACCAACTGTTTCTTGCAATCAGAGAAGGAATTCTGTGGAAATGTTGAAATCCTACTCTAGAAGCATCATGTAGCTTAGGCGCCTTGTGGTCTCTGGCTGAGATGGCACTGTCATAGGCTGACACAGACACTATGCACTTTGGCAATGAGGGCTGCCTCTTGGTTCCTGCATCCTCTGCACTCACTCTGCATTGCTTTTGGCTCTGGCCAAAGTCCCATCTCTGACACAGTGATTTGGACCTGGCAGTGGCTGCAGGTGTTGACTTAGCATCTTTCTGCCACTGCATGTTCctctgttttatagtttttcttATAATTGTCAATGTTACTGTAGGTTTAACTGTTTTCACCCATTGAAAGCTCTGCAATACTTTCCTAATAAAGATTTATTCTTATTGTCTCTGCTACTTACTCTTCTGtattttgtggtgttttttgcCTTATTTTACTGTACTATTTCTTCACATTATTGTGATTCATTTCACTAATTTTGCATCTGTGCATTCCTTTTGAATAATAAAATCTTGGAATAATACGTCTAGACAGATAAATGAGCTTCACTTTTTACCAACCTTCCTTTTTGTATCCTGGCAGTCTGACAAAGGCTCCGTAGGTCTGCAGAGAGACCACCTCTCCCTTGGAAATGCTGAACAATGGTGGCAGACCATCCAGTCCAGCCGGCTCTGTTGCTGGGCCATCACTGTCAGACATTGTTACAATGGAGGTGGACCACAGGTATCACTGAGTGGATCTAGAAGATTGAtaatgaaacacatttcaatatttGCAGCATCATAAAAATAGAGAATGTCCTTTTtttgaaattgacattttaggTTGTTTTTGTCCATAGGAAATCCTGCAGATGAATGCAAATCCAAAAAAAGTCAAGTTAGTTTGGGgttacagaaaacacacataacaTCAGTGTCTACTTTCAGTCTCTGTACAGTTTACATTTTAACAGGGTACATTAAATAAACAGACTAAACCAAACTAAATAATACAATATGTTTTTGGTACAGTGAAGACTTTATTCCAATTCATCTGCCTAAACAGTCCATTCCTCCCAATTTAACTGAACTTATAAACAATTGGGAGTAAGAAGAGGCAGTTTCACCATAACCTCTTAGAAGCTGAATCATACCAGAAGGAATTGCATTAAATATGGTGTGTAATTCAGTATAATAGGGACACTGTACTTAGTTATAAAGTCTTCCTAACCAGTCACCTGCAATATTTAGAAATTGTTAAGCAAAAAAAATGCATCCTGGTTAAAAAGGGTTTGAGAGTTATATGTCTTTATCATTATgatttaaacatatattttagtACTACTGATGGTTGCCAGaactaaaaagctaaaaaaaataactttaaaaaaatatgaccTATTTCTGTAAAACACCCCTGCACAATGACTCTTActcttatttgtttttgtaattttatttagcaattttttatttgtttaaattaagataaaaaaaagagtggGTACAGAAGCCTTCAGGTGACTTTAGAGGAACCTCAACAACACGAAGAATAGTTTATGTTAAGTTGCAAATTATTCCATTTTAGTGGTTAGCACAGTTAAATCCCTCTTTTATGCATTAGAATCACTTTTGAAGGCAGAGTCATTTAATCTCTCCTCCGCAGTATTTCCTTGCTTAGATGCTGCGGAGTCTATTTTATCCGTATGCGAGATAACATATAGCTGGTTCCCGTGACCTGAGACCCAGAGAGTACAAATGTGTGCAGCTAATTTAACTTTACATCTGCTGTAAGAGAGTAGCTTAGCTTTACTAGTAGCAGtgaggctaacgttagctagctagattAAAGCACTGTCTTCTACCTAGCTAACTTGGTTAACTcgataaaaacacacaaacggGATAATTGGCCCGTGCGTGAAGTATAAATATCAATCTATAGAACGATAGACAGTGTAAAATATAGCGCTAATTCaggagaaaaatatataaaaatgaaatattgttaCCTTTCGTTTTAGCAAAGCTGCTTCAGCTTTACATCCAGTGCAAATGAGTTTAACAACAAGCCGTGTAACCAATCATCGCAGTCGGTGCAAACCTCGACCAATCACACGCCTCATAGCCAGCGGAAGTACTCCTTCTCTGTTCTTCTTTGGTGCTGCGTCGCTCGACGTCTCTTCGTGAAAGACGTCCATTcgttttttgtaaattatagCATTAAAATTTAACACTTTTGCTGTTTCTTGTTGACTAACTCGGGATGATTGAACCTAAGAAGAGAGTGGCGGATATGGCGGTGGTTCCTACCGCCGTGAAGCGGCCCAGGACGGAGCTGGTGGCGGCGGCTCAGTCTCAGCAACTCGTGGCCATGGTACGGAGggtactatatactgtataacgtTACTATATATACTGGTGACTAGAAAGTACTCATAGCAACTTGTTAATGGCGACCAAAACATATACACCATCATTAACAACTGCACATTTACCCAACATGTTTTTAAGTGCACTAACTGGACTAGAAATTGTTTTTAGGCCCATAAACGGGACTACGGGCCAGCTAAAGAGATAAGCAGGAAAAGTAAATAACATTGTGTTAACTCAACAGCAGGAAATACTGTGATCTGTTTAATTCACATCCAGCCATGCTCAGCTAAAGCTAACATGAATGCGACACTCTTGCAataggttataatgttcagttttgttgaaacagttttaggCAGTCTTTGATTAcattttatggtcattttggagtgTGTGGCTTCAGCTTTTACATGACACTTCACATTAAGTTCAATGTCAGATTTCTGCAATTCTtctattctttaaaaaatgcagcCTTAAAATGATAAGCCCTGGTTGACTTCCTATTATCATGCAGTCCACTGTGATAAACATGGATAAACTAATATTGGGCTGGTAGGCTCTAATACTGAAAGATGGTCTTGTTATTGTTCTACAGCACAAATCTATTTAACAGTTCACCCAGCCGTAACCTCAGAGTCAGACACCCACCATATTTGACCATTGATGTGTCTCCCATAGGGTCCCCCTCGCAGCTCCAGCCTGCAGGCTCCCATTATGCTCATGTCTGGCCACGAGGGCGAGGTCTACTGCTGCAAGTTTCACCCCAACGGAGCCACGCTGGCCTCCTCAGGATTTGACAGGCTCATATGTATGATATTCAAAATTTAACTAGTGCAAATAATAGACTATCCCGCAGTTCACACACTTATTCATACTCCCAGTTACTGCGAATCACTTGTTGTCCACTGTGTTtctttgctgcagtgatgtggaATGTGTATGGAGATTGTGATAATTATGCCACTCTGAAGGGCCATAGTGGAGCAGTGATGGAGCTGCACTACAACACAGATGGCAGGTACGAATGGTCATCGATGAAATAAAACGTAGATATACTCTGATGGACAAACAGTCAGAATAATAAGCtatattaacaaaatgaaaacttgaaGTTTGAAGCTGTGAGTGAATAACTTGTAATCATTGTTTTATATGCATGCAACAATTAAATTATTAACACGCAATCCTTGGAACTTCTTGAATGACAGTTGTCAGAATAAAACATAGTTACATTAGCTGCAAATATTAGCTTTTGGCAGCTTTAGTTTCATAAAAGCCTGTAACATTATCAGCTATCCATCACTCATATTAGTCTAAACCAAACTACCAAGCAAACCTGACTTTTTATTCGAGTTTCTGTAATCGATGGAGAGCAACACACATTTCCCATTTGTTATTTACTAGCTGGCTGAGATAACTGGTAAGCGACGTTTGAAACTCATGGTTAATCCAGCGGGTTGATAGATGTGTCTAGAAATGGGTTGAGCaactgtggggtttttttgctgTGCATTTCAGCCTGCTGTTTTCGGCGAGCACAGACAAGACTGTAGGTGTGTGGGACAGTGAAACAGGTGAGAGGATCAAGCGTCTGAAGGGCCACACCTCCTTCGTTAACACCTGCTACCCGGCCCGCCGAGGGCCCCAGCTCGTCTGCACCGGCAGCGATGACGGGACAGTCAAGGTGAGATTTCCAACTGCCAATTAGTTTCATTAAATTCATTGACCTGTGTAGATATTGGAtgatatttaattaaaactttTATCTGAGATCTTTGGGTTTAATTGTTGGGAGATTTAACCCCACTGGTCTCAATAATGGACTGTTTTGGTACATGACTGTTGTGTTGTTACTGATTTATCTCAAATACTCCAGTTCAGTTGTTGGTCTGATGGCTTTTGTTTATCTTTCTCTATGTTTTTGTCACCATGGTAGCTGTGGGACATTCGTAAGAAAGGGGCGATCCACACTTTCCAGAACACCTACCAGGTGCTGGCTGCAACATTCAATGACACCAGTGATCAGATCCTGTCAGGAGGCATCGACAATGACATCAAGGTACCAGGCTCCAGCATACACAGAAAAcccactgaaaatgaaaatgtccaggaaaatcatttttcattcaaaatgaatCTAGAAAATATCACTATCAGATCTGAGTTAAGACATATACATATTAGTTGATGCTGGCAAAATTGGGATGGGGAGTATAACCAAAAATCAATATCACTATCATTTTGTAAGGTTATCTCTAACTATAAATTGACAATAGTAATTTCtttgcaacattttttgaaaGCGCCTGGGGAAAGCTTTTGAAGAACATATCAGCATGGGCAAAATTAGGTCATTAGTTCATTCAGTGACTGCTATTGCTGGTATCTCAACGTTTAGTTTATCGTCCAGCTCTACTGgcaaataacaataataataataataataataataataataataataatgataatggaAAACCTGCCACCTACTGTGGAGCAAGCATGGAAATTGATTGATAGAATTGAGTAGGATCAGATCAAAATTTGACTCTACAACTTTTTGGCATTGCCTCTCACaatcaaattaaatgtgacTTTATTGTCCAAAGAAGTAACTGTATTTGGTCAAAGCTGTACATTGTCATGTGGTTCTCTGTTCTTTATGTTCTCCCTCCCTAACTGCTGCATTTTCCCTAATTACCCTCCTcactgaataaataatatacCCTCCTCTAATCCACTGATGCACACAAAGTACCACAGTTATGACCATagaagtaattttaaaaaagcataacAAAAAGATTAAAGACCAGATCAATTAGATACAAACCACGAAACAGTGCTGGTAGCTTTTGTTACAGATTACGATGAAGAATGCTGGGGATAATAAACGCTGTGATAGCGTCAGGAACAAAGGATTGCTCACACTTCTGGTGAAGGTGATGAGTTCAGTCATTTAGGATGCAGTGTATCGCATTTAAAATAAGGTCATCGTAAACCCACGTCTCAAGAATAACACGGGTGTTTTGTGCCTCGTTCTGTCTTCTGCAGACCCTGCTGCAGGCTCCTTTTGTGATTTTGTAGTTGACGTCATGTTgcagtgtgttcatgtgcttTAAGAAGAtcagtcttttgtttttcttttttcccctggACTCGGTCGGCAATCAAGACAGCTGGCTTTTGGCCTGTGGCTACTGCTACATATCTGACAATGACATATCAGCCTACTCTTTACATATAGACCTATATACTTTTGCATAAACCCTGTCAaagctgttttttgtgttgtgcaGGTGTGGGACCTGAGGCAGAACAAGCTGATCTACAATATGCACGGCCATGGTGACTCAGTAACTGGACTCAGCCTGAGCTCTGAGGGATCATACCTTCTCTCAAACTCTATGGACAACACAGGtatgatgtttgtgtgtatatttacagCATAAGAAATCCCTTTTCTCAGGTCATAACACTGAATTTTCTATGGCTGAATCCTTTATTTGGcttttgtctgtgtctctgtgtagtGCGTATTTGGGATGTTCGGCCATTTGCACCCAAGGAGAGATGTGTGAAGATTTTCCAGGGCAATGTACACAACTTTGAAAAGGTAACATAAATACCTCTCTTTATAGTCTATGGCAGATGTGGTCTGCTTAAACTTACAGCACTGATACTACTTTCCATTGTTGATACCACCCAGGGTGAGGGATTGTATATATTTGGGAAAGTACTGGAAGGAACAAATCTTTTTTCTCACCTAGCAGAATCCTGGACCACTGagtcacaaatgtattttgagaCTTAAGTTTCAAACATTCTCTTTTCCTAAAAAGGCATCAAAACATGTCACTTTCTGACTTGCAATAAACAACACATGGTACTTTCATCCTGAGAATTGACACAGTCTGTAACTCTGTCCATAAGTGACTAACAGCGGCAGTCCTGCTGGCGGTGTTTACGCCTGTTGTCGGCCACGGGTTGCATGACATCGCCTTTCATCCTCTCCCATCACTCTCTGCTGTCCTTTCTAATAAAGAAAAGATCATCTCTTCACTTTAAAAGCAGCTCACGTGTAGAGATGTTGTGTCATGTTGCTAATGCAGTTTCTAACATCTGTTCCTGTCTTTCAGAATTTGCTGAGGTGCTCCTGGTCTACTGACGGCAGTAAGAT encodes the following:
- the snrnp40 gene encoding U5 small nuclear ribonucleoprotein 40 kDa protein, with the translated sequence MIEPKKRVADMAVVPTAVKRPRTELVAAAQSQQLVAMGPPRSSSLQAPIMLMSGHEGEVYCCKFHPNGATLASSGFDRLILMWNVYGDCDNYATLKGHSGAVMELHYNTDGSLLFSASTDKTVGVWDSETGERIKRLKGHTSFVNTCYPARRGPQLVCTGSDDGTVKLWDIRKKGAIHTFQNTYQVLAATFNDTSDQILSGGIDNDIKVWDLRQNKLIYNMHGHGDSVTGLSLSSEGSYLLSNSMDNTVRIWDVRPFAPKERCVKIFQGNVHNFEKNLLRCSWSTDGSKIAAGSADRFVYIWDTTSRRILYKLPGHAGSVNEVAFHPEEPIVLSGASDKRLYMGEIQ
- the zcchc17 gene encoding nucleolar protein of 40 kDa isoform X2; protein product: MSDSDGPATEPAGLDGLPPLFSISKGEVVSLQTYGAFVRLPGYKKEGLVHVSEMSATRVENASEVVDVGEQVWIKVIGREIRDDKVKLSFSMKAVNQGTGRDLDPNNVMAEQDARRRKLYRDHTGNRITLEAVLNTTCSKCGCKGHFTKDCFSAPGLQYALLPEEDEEEPQQQTSTVAPQQDSDKKKKKKKEKKMKKKRKRERKESESDSSSSSSECKSKRRRHDHTPDREDKKKKKHKKHRSHKHS
- the zcchc17 gene encoding nucleolar protein of 40 kDa isoform X1 produces the protein MSDSDGPATEPAGLDGLPPLFSISKGEVVSLQTYGAFVRLPGYKKEGLVHVSEMSATRVENASEVVDVGEQVWIKVIGREIRDDKVKLSFSMKAVNQGTGRDLDPNNVMAEYVLTVLFCHIYLYLHGCMGRCVLLLSVCDCRQDARRRKLYRDHTGNRITLEAVLNTTCSKCGCKGHFTKDCFSAPGLQYALLPEEDEEEPQQQTSTVAPQQDSDKKKKKKKEKKMKKKRKRERKESESDSSSSSSECKSKRRRHDHTPDREDKKKKKHKKHRSHKHS